The following are from one region of the Leptospira neocaledonica genome:
- a CDS encoding glycosyltransferase — MILHIDTETGWRGGERQLFLLAEGLKKHKIPQLILCKPGSALETRANEVGLPTVTLPLKGEWDFGSVKALQELIVSKGIKLIHAHTAKAHSIAWMAKAKHPQVKLVVSRRVDFRLRKNWFSKRKYVSDRVDLYLSVSNRIREILIMDGIDPAKVVTVYSGIDLGVSKKANDTSYLRKEFNLSKDELIIGNIAALVDHKDQKTLLNALSKVETEKKYKVLIVGEGELRKELERLASEKKLLDKVIFTGFRTDISELLSLFDIFTLTSKEEGLGTSVLDAMAAGLPIVATNGGGIAEMLTQGKGAFVSQVGDADSLSTSYKTLLEDPKVRKSMGTFNKESVKRFSVKNTIKKTELAYYSLLGEEIYSGSKGKSGEAA; from the coding sequence GTGATTCTTCATATCGACACGGAAACCGGCTGGAGAGGAGGGGAAAGGCAACTTTTTCTTCTCGCAGAAGGTTTAAAAAAACACAAAATCCCCCAGCTCATTTTATGCAAACCAGGATCTGCATTAGAGACCCGCGCTAACGAAGTCGGACTTCCAACAGTTACTCTTCCTTTAAAAGGTGAATGGGATTTCGGTTCCGTTAAGGCTCTACAAGAATTGATCGTTTCCAAAGGGATCAAGTTGATCCATGCACATACTGCAAAGGCACATTCTATTGCTTGGATGGCGAAAGCAAAACATCCCCAAGTGAAACTTGTAGTTTCCAGAAGAGTGGATTTTAGACTTAGAAAGAATTGGTTCAGCAAACGTAAATACGTCTCCGATAGGGTGGATCTTTATTTAAGCGTTTCGAATCGTATTCGCGAAATTCTGATCATGGATGGAATTGATCCTGCCAAAGTGGTGACCGTATACAGCGGGATCGATCTCGGTGTTTCTAAAAAAGCAAATGATACATCTTATTTAAGAAAAGAATTCAATCTTTCTAAAGACGAGCTGATCATCGGAAATATAGCTGCATTAGTCGATCATAAGGATCAGAAAACGTTACTCAACGCTTTATCTAAAGTAGAAACGGAGAAAAAGTATAAGGTCCTTATCGTCGGTGAAGGCGAACTTAGAAAGGAACTGGAAAGACTCGCTTCCGAAAAAAAACTTTTGGACAAAGTAATCTTCACAGGATTCAGGACTGATATTTCCGAACTTCTTTCCTTATTCGATATTTTCACATTAACTTCCAAAGAAGAAGGTCTCGGAACTTCCGTATTAGACGCGATGGCTGCCGGCCTGCCAATTGTCGCCACAAACGGTGGAGGCATCGCGGAAATGCTTACCCAAGGTAAGGGCGCTTTCGTTTCTCAAGTAGGAGATGCAGATTCTCTTTCTACTTCTTATAAAACTCTATTAGAAGATCCTAAAGTCCGGAAATCTATGGGAACTTTCAATAAGGAATCTGTAAAAAGGTTCTCCGTTAAAAATACGATCAAGAAAACGGAACTTGCGTATTATAGTTTATTAGGTGAAGAAATTTATTCCGGCTCTAAAGGAAAATCTGGGGAAGCAGCATGA
- the polA gene encoding DNA polymerase I — translation MKKLLIVDGHAFAFRAYYAFAASNLKNSKTGQPSGAVFGFFRMLFKLFEDYAPTHVAMTFDPGGPLERGATFAEYKANRKPMPEDLRPQLNEIMETLKVLGFRILKIEKHEADDIIGTLAENYKASAKEILIFSGDKDLYQLLEKKNIKMLRGKKGVTEFVEIDSAWVKEEVGVDVKQIPDYMGIVGDTSDNIPGVKGIGEKGASKLIQEYKNLEGIYKNIEKIKNPGLKNKLIEHKDNAFMSRQLATIKRDLDLGIKEDDLKLPDYASDEGIKYLKNQGYNVLSRDLAKSVGKEPPKDEPEEGPAGSTKGPAAKKGIYKRVESIEELTKLARAWKKSPILSVDTETTSQYAFDAELLGISLCNQEGTGFYIPVSHTQEGLFANKKQLLPLDQVREILGPILSDPNIPKVGQNIKYDLIVLQNHGFEVANIVFDTMIVAYILAPESRRFNMDDLAEDLLNYKTITYAELVGTGKNKKNLWEVDLDKVSEYAAEDADITLRLYNVLRKSLKQSGLESVFKDIDLPLIPVLTQMEKAGISVDAKYFAELSKDFQREVKDLERGIYKAAGKEFNIASTKELQKILFDELQLRVVKKTQTGYSTDHEVLEELLGEHPIIEKLLDYRKYTKLISTYVDTLPSMASPKDGRIHTSYNMTIAATGRLSSTDPNLQNIPIREKEGRLIRKGFISGHKDFEVLSLDYSQIELRIMAHISKDPAMMDAYKKGIDIHKRTAAAIYGVSEDLVSPEMRDKAKVVNFSVIYGVTPYGLSRNLRISRDEAKSFIERYLTQYPGVQKYMDDTIAFCEEKGYVETMKGRRRPVPDITSTHRQAKEGAKRVAINTPIQGTCADMIKIAMIQIQDEIEKRKWKSKLLLQVHDELVFEVYKSEKDEFLKVCKSLMENALPLDVPVKVEGKFGQNWDEAH, via the coding sequence ATGAAAAAATTACTCATAGTAGACGGTCACGCGTTCGCATTTAGAGCCTATTACGCTTTTGCAGCTTCCAATTTGAAAAATTCCAAAACCGGGCAACCTAGCGGTGCGGTCTTCGGATTTTTCAGAATGTTATTCAAACTTTTTGAAGATTATGCTCCTACTCATGTAGCGATGACCTTCGACCCGGGCGGACCCTTGGAAAGAGGGGCCACATTCGCAGAATATAAAGCGAATCGTAAACCTATGCCAGAAGATCTACGTCCTCAGTTGAACGAGATCATGGAAACTTTGAAGGTTCTTGGTTTTAGGATACTCAAGATAGAAAAACATGAGGCGGACGATATTATCGGAACTCTTGCCGAAAATTATAAGGCTTCTGCAAAAGAGATACTGATCTTTTCCGGAGATAAGGACTTATACCAATTATTAGAAAAAAAGAATATTAAAATGCTCAGAGGGAAAAAAGGAGTCACAGAGTTTGTGGAAATCGACTCCGCCTGGGTAAAAGAAGAAGTTGGCGTAGACGTAAAACAGATCCCAGACTATATGGGAATCGTTGGAGATACTTCGGATAATATTCCAGGTGTTAAGGGTATTGGGGAGAAGGGAGCTTCTAAACTTATCCAAGAATACAAAAACCTGGAAGGAATTTATAAAAATATAGAGAAGATTAAAAATCCGGGCCTAAAGAATAAACTTATAGAACATAAAGATAATGCGTTCATGTCCAGACAATTGGCCACGATTAAAAGAGATTTGGATCTGGGCATCAAGGAAGATGATCTCAAACTTCCCGACTATGCTTCCGACGAAGGAATTAAATATCTTAAGAACCAAGGATATAATGTTTTATCTCGTGACCTTGCTAAGTCCGTAGGAAAAGAACCTCCTAAAGACGAACCTGAAGAAGGACCGGCAGGATCTACAAAAGGTCCGGCTGCCAAAAAAGGAATTTATAAGAGAGTAGAAAGTATAGAGGAATTGACCAAACTTGCAAGAGCTTGGAAAAAATCTCCGATCCTTTCCGTGGATACGGAAACCACTTCTCAATACGCTTTTGATGCGGAACTTCTGGGTATATCTTTATGTAATCAAGAAGGAACCGGTTTTTATATCCCGGTCTCTCATACCCAAGAGGGTCTATTTGCCAATAAGAAACAACTTCTTCCTTTGGATCAGGTCCGAGAAATATTGGGGCCTATATTATCGGATCCGAATATACCTAAGGTTGGTCAGAACATTAAATACGATCTGATCGTTCTGCAAAACCACGGATTCGAAGTGGCAAATATCGTTTTCGATACGATGATCGTTGCCTATATTCTCGCACCGGAAAGTCGTAGATTTAATATGGACGATCTTGCAGAAGACCTTCTAAACTATAAAACGATCACTTATGCGGAGCTGGTGGGGACCGGTAAAAACAAAAAAAATCTTTGGGAAGTGGACCTGGATAAGGTAAGCGAATACGCGGCGGAAGATGCGGATATTACTTTAAGATTATATAATGTTCTTCGCAAATCTTTAAAACAATCCGGTTTAGAGAGTGTATTCAAAGATATAGATCTGCCGTTAATTCCTGTTCTGACCCAGATGGAGAAGGCTGGGATTTCGGTAGATGCAAAATATTTTGCGGAACTTTCCAAAGATTTCCAAAGAGAAGTGAAAGATCTGGAAAGAGGGATCTACAAAGCCGCAGGGAAAGAATTCAATATCGCTTCGACTAAAGAACTTCAAAAAATATTATTCGACGAGTTGCAACTCCGAGTAGTTAAAAAGACCCAGACAGGCTATTCCACAGACCACGAAGTCTTGGAAGAATTATTGGGAGAACATCCGATCATCGAAAAACTTTTGGATTATAGAAAATACACAAAGTTGATCTCTACTTATGTGGATACTCTTCCTAGTATGGCTTCTCCTAAAGACGGAAGAATTCATACCAGTTATAATATGACGATAGCCGCTACCGGAAGGCTTTCTTCTACGGATCCGAACTTGCAAAATATTCCGATCCGAGAAAAAGAAGGAAGATTGATCCGAAAAGGTTTTATCTCCGGCCATAAGGATTTTGAGGTCCTAAGTTTGGACTATTCTCAGATAGAACTCCGGATCATGGCTCATATATCTAAAGATCCGGCTATGATGGACGCATATAAAAAAGGGATCGATATTCATAAAAGAACTGCCGCCGCCATCTACGGTGTTTCCGAAGATTTGGTCAGTCCTGAAATGAGGGATAAGGCGAAGGTAGTTAACTTTTCCGTAATATATGGAGTCACTCCTTACGGTCTCAGTCGTAACCTCAGGATCTCAAGAGACGAGGCAAAAAGTTTTATAGAAAGATATCTAACTCAATATCCTGGTGTCCAAAAGTATATGGACGATACGATTGCCTTTTGTGAAGAGAAAGGTTATGTAGAGACCATGAAAGGAAGAAGGAGACCCGTTCCGGATATTACATCCACACATCGTCAGGCTAAAGAAGGCGCTAAAAGGGTTGCGATCAACACTCCTATCCAAGGAACCTGCGCCGACATGATCAAGATTGCAATGATCCAGATCCAAGACGAGATCGAAAAGAGAAAATGGAAATCAAAACTTCTACTCCAGGTGCATGACGAATTGGTATTTGAAGTCTACAAATCGGAAAAGGATGAGTTCCTAAAAGTTTGTAAAAGTTTAATGGAGAACGCCCTTCCTCTGGATGTACCTGTCAAGGTAGAAGGAAAATTCGGACAAAACTGGGACGAGGCTCATTAA